The Synchiropus splendidus isolate RoL2022-P1 chromosome 11, RoL_Sspl_1.0, whole genome shotgun sequence genome contains a region encoding:
- the LOC128767582 gene encoding endonuclease domain-containing 1 protein-like, with product MRLLLFFLVWCTVQTLGEVDLNFSKCSEFFYNRSPPKGLTRTEYQPICQRFRNQYHFASLYDRVRRTPLFSAYVISVPDGRRPKSTWMKEPQLSFSRADPEMRQFGVPVDQNVLESQAVPDDYRHSNYTKGHLNPSMHMNSSESRKATFTLTNIVPQKAGSNSGTWNILENEVLKRFKSFCEGPMYMITGVLPYASVGRHINNRVGVPEYLWSAYCCPSYRSDLPESARHLFPTYAALGRNDPSSGEEFVPVNVSAKRAMRHYDVRQMSLTSLEGILAQRLNSPVSLFDGQCLTGPDQ from the exons ATGaggttgttgctgtttttcctGGTGTGGTGCACCGTTCAGACCCTTGGAGAGGTGGATCTGAACTTCAGCAAATGTTCTGAGTTCTTCTACAACCGCTCACCACCTAAAGGCCTAACAAGGACGGAGTATCAGCCCATATGTCAGCGCTTCAGGAACCAGTACCACTTCGCCAGCTTGTACGATCGCGTGCGTCGCACCCCGCTGTTCTCCGCCTATGTGATCAGTGTTCCCGATGGCCGACGTCCCAAGTCCACGTGGATGAAAGAACCGCAG CTGTCGTTTTCCCGCGCTGACCCCGAAATGAGACAATTTGGTGTCCCCGTGGACCAGAATGTCCTGGAGAGCCAAGCGGTTCCGGACGACTACAGGCACTCCAACTACACCAAAGGCCATCTCAACCCCAGCATGCACATGAACAGTTCCGAGAGCCGGAAAGCCACTTTCACCCTCACTAACATCGTGCCGCAGAAGGCCGGATCTAACTCCGGCACCTGGAACATTCTCGAGAACGAAGTGCTGAAACGGTTCAAGAGTTTCTGTGAGGGCCCCATGTACATGATCACAGGGGTGTTACCCTACGCATCTGTAGGCCGGCACATCAACAACAGGGTGGGCGTGCCCGAGTACCTGTGGTCCGCCTACTGCTGCCCCTCCTACAGGTCGGATCTGCCCGAGTCTGCGCGGCATCTTTTCCCCACTTACGCTGCTCTGGGAAGAAATGATCCCAGCAGCGGGGAGGAGTTTGTCCCGGTTAACGTATCAGCCAAGAGAGCGATGCGCCACTACGACGTGAGGCAGATGTCTTTAACAAGTCTGGAAGGCATCCTGGCTCAGCGGCTGAACTCACCTGTCTCCCTGTTTGATGGTCAGTGTCTCACCGGGCCGGACCAATGA
- the si:dkeyp-121d2.7 gene encoding zinc finger protein 696 isoform X2, with product MIEESVTTFETHLTAVMDSLIRASVCEISKLFKETVHGYLVELSLNRKENDALKLRLRLTENKLRTERKYGMGWAASRRNAGLAGAEEGSGVRQKRKVEVARGKSKKAIGTAYRKGWPGAMWVEGGAQSDNNNMLSGRNAVVGAVGLARGPGPGARGEKEAREMYLIQLPRGEEDEMLENEEGEGSFDGEGEETTNIKEEYCQVEEYQPASLKLIKEALKLDTPVQNLHTCSRAQSEDASEHPTNLQPAQRNVEEWQVGAPVEPSEGGMTVDQLRGLESALKAEKSREEAAMTVSQPVASEPVAVSCSKMNLPQKYIGLDGLEQDGEHRARAAAVQMEEQMGQRAAKERLRPAVFGGVEGRTGWSKKTRDSDTSGGQSGEEMMEQGESEHPPQLSTSGSVGESGEEEGGDFLHFCPQCGGGFPSLAEMEEHPCPLGGANVQSTDGEENVYPCAHCGNTFSHAWALKNHECACAAERPHCCEICGKRFTHSRSLERHHLVHSGERPHTCPQCGRSFSRLGNLERHQRIHTGERPYGCEACGKRFSRVEYLKRHQLIHNSEKVTLTCSNCGVTCSDVEQMKAHQCF from the exons ATGATCGAGGAATCTGTCACCACTTTCGAGACTCATCTGACGGCAGTCATGGACAGTCTGATCCGGGCGTCCGTCTGTGAGATCAGCAAACTCTTCAAAGAGACAGTCCACGGGTACCTGGTGGAGCTGTCCCTCAACAGGAAGGAGAACGATGCTCTGAAGCTGCGACTGAGGCTCACAGAGAACAAGCTGCGGACCGAGCGCAAGTACGGCATGGGCTGGGCCGCCAGCCGCCGCAACGCTGGACTGGCAGGGGCAGAGGAAGGGTCAGGAGTGCGGCAGAAACGAAAAGTTGAGGTGGCGC GAGGCAAGTCAAAGAAGGCAATTGGAACAGCATATCGCAAAGGCTGGCCTGGAGCTATGTGGGTGGAAGGAGGAGCTCagagtgacaacaacaacatgttgAGTGGGAGAAACGCCGTTGTAGGGGCAGTGGGTTTGGCCAGAGGACCGGGACCAGGTGCCAGAGGGGAAAAGGAGGCCAGGGAGATGTACCTGATCCAGCTCCCCAGGGGTGAAGAAGATGAGATGCTGGAGAACGAGGAAGGGGAGGGCAGCTTCGACGGTGAGGGGGAGGAGACGACCAACATCaaagaggag TACTGTCAGGTTGAAGAATATCAACCTGCCTCTCTGAAGCTGATCAAAGAGGCTTTAAAGCTGGACACGCCCGTCCAGAACCTCCATACTTGCTCCCGAGCCCAGAGTGAAG ATGCATCAGAACATCCCACCAACCTTCAACCAGCGCAGAGGAACGTGGAGGAGTGGCAGGTGGGCGCCCCGGTGGAACCGTCTGAGGGCGGCATGACGGTGGACCAGCTCCGGGGTCTGGAGTCAGCGTTGAAGGCTGAGAAAAGCCGGGAGGAGGCTGCCATGACGGTTTCTCAGCCCGTGGCTTCTGAACCGGTGGCGGTGTCCTGCAGCAAGATGAACTTGCCTCAGAAATACATTGGTCTTGATGGACTGGAGCAGGACGGCGAGCACAGGGCCCGGGCCGCGGCCGTGCAGATGGAGGAGCAGATGGGCCAAAGAGCAGCAAAGGAGCGCCTCAGGCCTGCGGTGTTCGGAGGGGTCGAGGGACGCACCGGCTGGTCCAAGAAGACCAGAGACAGCGACACCTCAGGGGGTCAGTCCGGGGAAGAAATGATGGAGCAGGGAGAGTCGGAACACCCCCCGCAGCTGTCCACCTCTGGAAGTGTTGGGgagagtggagaagaagagggtGGGGATTTTCTACACTTTTGCCCTCAGTGTGGCGGCGGCTTCCCATCTTTGGCTGAGATGGAGGAACACCCTTGTCCGCTTGGGGGCGCCAACGTGCAGAGTACTGATGGGGAGGAAAACGTGTACCCCTGTGCCCACTGCGGCAACACCTTCAGCCACGCTTGGGCCCTGAAGAACCACGAGTGCGCGTGCGCCGCAGAGCGACCTCACTGCTGCGAGATCTGCGGGAAGCGCTTCACTCACTCGCGCTCACTGGAGCGGCATCACCTGGTGCACTCCGGGGAGCGGCCGCACACGTGCCCCCAGTGCGGCCGCAGCTTCAGTCGGCTCGGGAACTTGGAGCGGCACCAGCGGATCCACACGGGCGAGCGGCCGTACGGCTGCGAGGCCTGCGGGAAGCGCTTCAGCAGGGTAGAGTACCTCAAGAGGCACCAGCTCATCCACAACAGCGAGAAAGTCACGCTGACCTGCTCCAACTGTGGAGTCACCTGCAGCGACGTGGAGCAGATGAAGGCTCACCAGTGCTTTTAA
- the si:dkeyp-121d2.7 gene encoding zinc finger protein 696 isoform X1, with translation MIEESVTTFETHLTAVMDSLIRASVCEISKLFKETVHGYLVELSLNRKENDALKLRLRLTENKLRTERKYGMGWAASRRNAGLAGAEEGSGVRQKRKVEVARGKSKKAIGTAYRKGWPGAMWVEGGAQSDNNNMLSGRNAVVGAVGLARGPGPGARGEKEAREMYLIQLPRGEEDEMLENEEGEGSFDGEGEETTNIKEEYCQVEEYQPASLKLIKEALKLDTPVQNLHTCSRAQSEVDASEHPTNLQPAQRNVEEWQVGAPVEPSEGGMTVDQLRGLESALKAEKSREEAAMTVSQPVASEPVAVSCSKMNLPQKYIGLDGLEQDGEHRARAAAVQMEEQMGQRAAKERLRPAVFGGVEGRTGWSKKTRDSDTSGGQSGEEMMEQGESEHPPQLSTSGSVGESGEEEGGDFLHFCPQCGGGFPSLAEMEEHPCPLGGANVQSTDGEENVYPCAHCGNTFSHAWALKNHECACAAERPHCCEICGKRFTHSRSLERHHLVHSGERPHTCPQCGRSFSRLGNLERHQRIHTGERPYGCEACGKRFSRVEYLKRHQLIHNSEKVTLTCSNCGVTCSDVEQMKAHQCF, from the exons ATGATCGAGGAATCTGTCACCACTTTCGAGACTCATCTGACGGCAGTCATGGACAGTCTGATCCGGGCGTCCGTCTGTGAGATCAGCAAACTCTTCAAAGAGACAGTCCACGGGTACCTGGTGGAGCTGTCCCTCAACAGGAAGGAGAACGATGCTCTGAAGCTGCGACTGAGGCTCACAGAGAACAAGCTGCGGACCGAGCGCAAGTACGGCATGGGCTGGGCCGCCAGCCGCCGCAACGCTGGACTGGCAGGGGCAGAGGAAGGGTCAGGAGTGCGGCAGAAACGAAAAGTTGAGGTGGCGC GAGGCAAGTCAAAGAAGGCAATTGGAACAGCATATCGCAAAGGCTGGCCTGGAGCTATGTGGGTGGAAGGAGGAGCTCagagtgacaacaacaacatgttgAGTGGGAGAAACGCCGTTGTAGGGGCAGTGGGTTTGGCCAGAGGACCGGGACCAGGTGCCAGAGGGGAAAAGGAGGCCAGGGAGATGTACCTGATCCAGCTCCCCAGGGGTGAAGAAGATGAGATGCTGGAGAACGAGGAAGGGGAGGGCAGCTTCGACGGTGAGGGGGAGGAGACGACCAACATCaaagaggag TACTGTCAGGTTGAAGAATATCAACCTGCCTCTCTGAAGCTGATCAAAGAGGCTTTAAAGCTGGACACGCCCGTCCAGAACCTCCATACTTGCTCCCGAGCCCAGAGTGAAG TAGATGCATCAGAACATCCCACCAACCTTCAACCAGCGCAGAGGAACGTGGAGGAGTGGCAGGTGGGCGCCCCGGTGGAACCGTCTGAGGGCGGCATGACGGTGGACCAGCTCCGGGGTCTGGAGTCAGCGTTGAAGGCTGAGAAAAGCCGGGAGGAGGCTGCCATGACGGTTTCTCAGCCCGTGGCTTCTGAACCGGTGGCGGTGTCCTGCAGCAAGATGAACTTGCCTCAGAAATACATTGGTCTTGATGGACTGGAGCAGGACGGCGAGCACAGGGCCCGGGCCGCGGCCGTGCAGATGGAGGAGCAGATGGGCCAAAGAGCAGCAAAGGAGCGCCTCAGGCCTGCGGTGTTCGGAGGGGTCGAGGGACGCACCGGCTGGTCCAAGAAGACCAGAGACAGCGACACCTCAGGGGGTCAGTCCGGGGAAGAAATGATGGAGCAGGGAGAGTCGGAACACCCCCCGCAGCTGTCCACCTCTGGAAGTGTTGGGgagagtggagaagaagagggtGGGGATTTTCTACACTTTTGCCCTCAGTGTGGCGGCGGCTTCCCATCTTTGGCTGAGATGGAGGAACACCCTTGTCCGCTTGGGGGCGCCAACGTGCAGAGTACTGATGGGGAGGAAAACGTGTACCCCTGTGCCCACTGCGGCAACACCTTCAGCCACGCTTGGGCCCTGAAGAACCACGAGTGCGCGTGCGCCGCAGAGCGACCTCACTGCTGCGAGATCTGCGGGAAGCGCTTCACTCACTCGCGCTCACTGGAGCGGCATCACCTGGTGCACTCCGGGGAGCGGCCGCACACGTGCCCCCAGTGCGGCCGCAGCTTCAGTCGGCTCGGGAACTTGGAGCGGCACCAGCGGATCCACACGGGCGAGCGGCCGTACGGCTGCGAGGCCTGCGGGAAGCGCTTCAGCAGGGTAGAGTACCTCAAGAGGCACCAGCTCATCCACAACAGCGAGAAAGTCACGCTGACCTGCTCCAACTGTGGAGTCACCTGCAGCGACGTGGAGCAGATGAAGGCTCACCAGTGCTTTTAA
- the mif gene encoding macrophage migration inhibitory factor, with translation MPMFVVNTNVAKGDVPTELLSEATVELAKSMGKPAQYIAVQFNTDQMLMFGGNGDPCALCSLHSIGKISGAANKLYSKLLCGLLNKHLGISPDRIYINFVDMEPANVAWNNTTFG, from the exons ATGCCGATGTTCGTGGTTAATACCAACGTTGCTAAAGGCGACGTCCCGACGGAACTGCTGTCCGAGGCAACGGTGGAGCTGGCGAAATCGATGGGCAAACCCGCACAA TACATTGCTGTGCAATTCAACACTGACCAAATGCTGATGTTTGGTGGGAATGGAGACCCTTGCGCGCTCTGCTCCCTCCACAGCATTGGCAAGATCAGCGGTGCTGCCAACAAGCTGTACTCCAAACTGCTGTGTGGACTTCTCAACAAACATCTGGGCATCTCTCCTGACCG GATCTACATCAATTTTGTGGACATGGAACCAGCTAATGTGGCCTGGAACAACACCACCTTCGGTTAA
- the LOC128767599 gene encoding uncharacterized protein LOC128767599, translating into MSDALTRRFRSQLTVAMDVVLRKAVMDIMSIFEASVCEYQKELLLKEDRLVRLTRKLARAELQLTRLECQKASVVKERTSTPQTQNGCEQASDAAVQTSTVAFVNSKQLLDSSNSEATQASLNSQDEMTPCVQVQRSSVQQSSTPKTEPEEVALDQQPSTSKPESSTGSSKEKKLEKKNVTQSPLGRSNLVIYLRDIKEGNSGHLEPETSKRKKTHNTPMETRAGSDVNAAHFVLKKQVTAEEESGRTPKKTCHKCKKVFPYPDAYEPHFKSCRKLKHPNSRKLEQTKSEERLLRSSRSLDLKILHYQVLENRFACCLCRQKFASHRSLAIHMRKHELKSCATPNWTEPIDDDVL; encoded by the exons ATGTCCGACGCGCTCACTCGAAGGTTCCGCTCTCAGCTGACTGTAGCCATGGACGTAGTCTTGAGGAAAGCGGTGATGGATATCATGAGCATCTTTGAGGCCAGCGTGTGTGAATACCAAAAGGAACTGTTGCTGAAAGAAGACCGACTGGTCCGCCTTACAAGAAAGTTGGCGCGGGCGGAGCTTCAACTGACAAGGCTTGAGTGTCAAAAAGCGAGCGTCGTGAAGGAACGTACCAGCACTCCCCAGACGCAGAATGGCTGTGAACAGGCTTCTGATGCAGCTGTGCAGACTTCCACCGTTGCATTTGTCAACTCAAAAC AGCTGTTGGACAGTTCTAATTCTGAGGCAACTCAGGCCTCTCTGAATTCACAAGATGAAATGACCCCGTGTGTTCAAGTGCAGAGGTCGTCGGTTCAACAGAGCTCCACTCCTAAGACGGAACCGGAG GAAGTGGCACTTGACCAGCAACCATCAACGTCAAAACCGGAGAGCAGCACAG GGTCCTCTaaagagaagaagctggagaagaaaaATGTCACACAATCTCCTCTGGGCAGAAGCAACTTGGTCATTTACCTCCGGGACATTAAAGAAGGAAACAGTGGCCACCTGGAGCCCGAGACATCCAAGAGGAAGAAGACGCATAACACTCCCATGGAGACCAGAGCTGGGAGCGACGTGAATGCTGCTCActttgtgttaaaaaaacagGTCACGGCTGAGGAAGAGTCTGGCCGAACCCCTAAAAAGACTTGTCACAAATGCAAGAAAGTGTTTCCCTACCCTGACGCTTACGAACCCCATTTCAAGTCCTGCCGCAAGCTGAAGCATCCGAACTCTCGGAAGCTCGAACAGACTAAATCAGAAGAAAGACTGTTGCGTTCGTCCCGGTCCCTAGATCTGAAAATACTGCATTATCAAGTCCTTGAAAATCGTTTTGCCTGCTGTCTGTGTCGACAAAAATTTGCTAGTCATCGCTCTCTCGCGATACACATGCGAAAACACGAGCTAAAAAGTTGCGCGACTCCAAACTGGACTGAGCCGATCGATGATGATGTTCTATGA